The Streptomyces sp. NBC_00670 genome window below encodes:
- a CDS encoding DEAD/DEAH box helicase produces the protein MAFNHLPAGVHDALAPLSVTPVTHSVPMAKNHRSERPPAGTAGRTPPGTVLDRLAGGPSRAARVTHTEHLPPRAGRHAVWPDRIRAEVLAAVRDCGIEHPWAHQALAAEHALDGDSVVVATGTASGKSLAYLVPVLSRLLDGSEAPNGRGATALYLAPTKALAADQCRSVKELAEPLGTAVRPAVYDGDTAPEEREWVRQYANYVLTNPDMLHRGILPSHPRWSSFLRALKYVVIDECHTYRGVFGSHVAQVLRRLRRLCARYGSSPVFLLASATAADPAVAAGRLTGLPVVEVADDASPRGELVFALWEPPLTELHGEKGAPVRRTATAETADLLTDLVVQGVRSVAFVRSRRGAELISLIAQERLAESERPLARRVAAYRGGYLPEERRALERALHSGELLGLAATTALELGIDVSGLDAVLIAGYPGTRASLWQQAGRAGRAGQGALAVLVARDDPLDTFLVHHPEALFDQPVESTVLDPDNPYVLAPHLCAAAAELPLTEDDLTLFGPACAELMPQLEAAGLLRRRTRAWHWTRRERAADLADIRGQGGRPVQVVEEGTGRLLGTVDAGAAHTTVHEGAVHLHQGRTYLVRSLDLEDSVALVEQAEPPYTTVARDTTAVSVLETDVEVPWGEGRLCYGSVEVTNQVVSYLRRRVLTGEVLGETKLDLPPRTLRTRAVWWTVTEDQLDAARINPEILGGALHAAEHASIGLLPLFATCDRWDIGGVSLPLHPDTLLPTVFVYDGHPGGAGFAERAFHTAREWLTATREAIASCECEAGCPSCIQSPKCGNGNEPLHKRGAVRLLTVLLREAPEGGPAEESAEGVAEGAGGAVSSAG, from the coding sequence ATGGCATTCAATCACTTACCGGCAGGCGTGCACGACGCCTTGGCTCCATTGTCCGTCACGCCGGTGACACACTCGGTGCCGATGGCCAAGAATCACCGATCCGAACGACCCCCGGCGGGCACCGCGGGGCGGACCCCTCCGGGCACGGTCCTGGACCGGCTCGCCGGCGGGCCGAGCCGGGCTGCGCGCGTCACTCATACGGAGCACTTGCCCCCGCGGGCGGGCCGCCATGCCGTCTGGCCTGACCGGATTCGTGCGGAGGTGCTCGCCGCCGTACGCGACTGCGGTATCGAACACCCCTGGGCCCACCAGGCACTGGCCGCCGAACACGCGCTGGACGGCGACTCGGTCGTGGTCGCCACCGGCACCGCCTCCGGCAAGTCGCTGGCCTATCTCGTGCCCGTGCTCTCCCGTCTCCTGGACGGCTCGGAGGCACCCAACGGCCGGGGCGCCACGGCGCTCTATCTGGCCCCCACGAAGGCCCTCGCGGCCGACCAGTGCCGGTCGGTGAAGGAACTCGCCGAGCCCTTGGGCACGGCGGTCCGGCCCGCCGTGTACGACGGCGACACCGCGCCCGAAGAACGCGAATGGGTACGCCAGTACGCCAACTACGTCCTCACCAATCCCGACATGCTGCACCGCGGGATCCTGCCCTCGCACCCCCGCTGGTCCTCCTTCCTGCGCGCCCTGAAGTACGTGGTCATCGACGAGTGCCACACCTACCGGGGCGTCTTCGGCTCGCACGTCGCCCAGGTGCTGCGGCGGCTGCGCCGGCTGTGCGCCCGCTACGGCTCGTCTCCCGTCTTCCTCCTCGCCTCCGCCACCGCCGCCGACCCCGCCGTGGCAGCGGGCCGGCTGACCGGGCTGCCGGTGGTGGAGGTCGCGGACGACGCCTCCCCGCGCGGTGAACTGGTGTTCGCCCTCTGGGAGCCCCCGCTCACCGAACTGCACGGCGAGAAGGGCGCCCCCGTCCGCCGCACCGCCACCGCCGAGACGGCCGACCTGCTGACCGACCTCGTCGTGCAGGGCGTGCGCTCGGTCGCCTTCGTACGGTCCCGGCGCGGCGCTGAGCTGATCTCGCTGATCGCCCAGGAACGACTGGCCGAGAGCGAACGCCCGCTCGCCCGGCGTGTCGCCGCCTACCGCGGCGGCTACCTCCCCGAGGAGCGCCGCGCCCTGGAACGCGCCCTGCACTCCGGCGAACTCCTCGGCCTCGCCGCCACCACCGCCCTCGAACTCGGCATCGACGTCTCGGGCCTGGACGCCGTCCTGATCGCCGGCTACCCGGGCACCCGCGCCTCGCTGTGGCAGCAGGCCGGCCGGGCGGGCCGCGCAGGACAGGGCGCCCTCGCGGTGCTGGTCGCCCGCGACGACCCGCTGGACACCTTCCTCGTCCACCACCCCGAGGCCCTGTTCGACCAGCCCGTCGAGTCCACCGTCCTCGACCCCGACAACCCCTACGTCCTCGCCCCGCACCTGTGCGCCGCCGCCGCGGAACTGCCCCTGACCGAGGACGACCTGACGCTCTTCGGTCCCGCCTGCGCGGAGCTGATGCCCCAGCTGGAAGCCGCCGGTCTGCTGCGGCGCCGGACCAGGGCCTGGCACTGGACACGCCGGGAGCGCGCCGCCGACCTCGCCGACATCCGCGGCCAGGGCGGACGGCCGGTGCAGGTCGTGGAGGAGGGCACCGGGCGGCTGCTCGGCACGGTCGACGCGGGCGCCGCGCACACCACCGTGCACGAGGGCGCGGTCCACCTCCACCAGGGCCGCACCTACCTGGTGCGCTCGCTCGACCTGGAGGACTCCGTCGCCCTGGTCGAGCAGGCCGAGCCGCCGTACACCACCGTCGCCCGCGACACCACGGCGGTCTCCGTGCTGGAGACGGACGTCGAGGTTCCCTGGGGCGAGGGCCGGCTCTGCTACGGCTCCGTCGAGGTCACCAACCAGGTCGTCTCCTATCTGCGCCGCCGTGTCCTCACCGGCGAGGTACTGGGCGAGACCAAGCTCGACCTCCCTCCGCGTACGCTGCGCACCCGCGCGGTGTGGTGGACGGTCACCGAGGACCAGCTCGACGCGGCCCGGATCAACCCGGAGATCCTCGGCGGCGCCCTGCACGCCGCCGAGCACGCGTCCATCGGTCTGCTCCCGCTCTTCGCCACGTGCGACCGCTGGGACATCGGCGGGGTCTCCCTCCCCCTCCACCCCGACACCCTGCTGCCGACGGTCTTCGTGTACGACGGCCACCCGGGCGGCGCCGGGTTCGCCGAGCGCGCCTTCCACACCGCCCGGGAGTGGCTCACCGCCACCCGCGAGGCCATCGCCTCCTGCGAGTGCGAGGCCGGCTGCCCGTCCTGCATCCAGTCCCCCAAGTGCGGCAACGGCAACGAGCCGCTGCACAAGCGGGGCGCCGTACGACTGCTCACGGTGCTGCTGCGGGAGGCGCCGGAGGGAGGCCCGGCCGAGGAGTCCGCGGAGGGCGTGGCCGAGGGGGCCGGCG
- the bldG gene encoding anti-sigma factor antagonist BldG, with the protein MDLSLSTRTVGDRTVVEVGGEIDVYTAPKLREQLVELVNDGSFHLVVDMEGVDFLDSTGLGVLVGGLKRVRAHEGSLRLVCNQERILKIFRITGLTKVFPIHTSVDEAVAATD; encoded by the coding sequence GTGGACCTGTCCCTGTCGACCCGTACCGTCGGCGATCGTACGGTCGTCGAGGTCGGTGGCGAAATCGACGTATACACCGCGCCCAAGCTGCGCGAGCAGCTGGTCGAGCTGGTGAACGACGGGAGTTTCCACCTCGTCGTCGACATGGAGGGCGTGGACTTCCTCGACTCCACCGGGCTCGGCGTGCTGGTCGGTGGCCTGAAGCGGGTGCGCGCCCACGAGGGCTCGCTGCGCCTCGTGTGCAACCAGGAGCGCATTCTGAAGATCTTCCGTATCACCGGTCTCACCAAGGTGTTCCCGATTCACACCTCGGTCGACGAAGCGGTGGCGGCCACCGACTGA
- a CDS encoding ATP-binding protein: MATVELRFSALPEHVRTARLVAAAVARRAGVDEAVLDEVRLAVGEACSRAVGLHQSSGVQAPVHVVLVEEEKQFSIEVGDEAPRSTAPVERIPGTSGADDPDSDGEEDDMGLAVISGLVDDVEVTAGEHGGRIRMTWPTTPPPTASALLP; this comes from the coding sequence ATGGCCACCGTTGAGCTCCGCTTCAGCGCGCTGCCCGAACACGTCAGGACCGCCAGGCTGGTGGCGGCGGCGGTGGCGCGCAGGGCCGGAGTGGACGAGGCCGTCCTCGACGAGGTCCGGCTCGCCGTCGGCGAGGCCTGCTCGCGGGCCGTCGGGCTGCACCAGAGCAGTGGCGTGCAGGCGCCGGTGCATGTGGTGCTGGTCGAGGAGGAGAAGCAGTTCTCCATCGAGGTCGGCGACGAGGCCCCGCGCAGCACGGCGCCCGTGGAGCGCATCCCGGGCACGTCCGGCGCGGACGACCCCGACTCCGACGGCGAGGAGGACGACATGGGTCTCGCCGTCATCAGCGGGCTCGTCGACGACGTGGAGGTGACCGCGGGGGAGCACGGCGGGCGGATCAGGATGACCTGGCCCACCACGCCGCCGCCCACCGCGTCCGCGCTGCTTCCCTGA
- a CDS encoding sodium-translocating pyrophosphatase, producing the protein MAGLSTPQQFDHPINLAGAVLTDDNRLIVIIIGIVALAALVVAGVLVRQVLRAGEGTDSMKRIAAAVQEGANAYLARQLRTLGVFAVIVFFLLMLLPADDWNQRAGRSVFFLIGAAFSAATGYIGMWLAVRSNVRVAAAAREATPAAGEPEKDLTSVSHKAMKIAFRTGGVVGMFTVGLGLLGASCVVLVYAADAPKVLEGFGLGAALIAMFMRVGGGIFTKAADVGADLVGKVEQGIPEDDPRNAATIADNVGDNVGDCAGMAADLFESYAVTLVAALILGKAAFGDAGLAFPLIVPAIGVLTAMIGIFAVAPRRADRSGMSAINRGFFISAVISLALVAAAVYAYLPATYADLDGVGEAAIAGRDGDPRILALVAVAIGIVLAALIQQLTGYFTETTRRPVRDIGKTSLTGPATVVLAGISVGLESAVYTGLLIALGVYGAFLLGGTSIMLALFAVALAGTGLLTTVGVIVAMDTFGPVSDNAQGIAEMSGDVEGAGAQVLTNLDAVGNTTKAITKGIAIATAVLAASALFGSYRDAITTGAQDVGEKLSGAGAPMSLMMDISQPNNLVGLVAGAAVVFLFSGLAINAVSRSAGAVVYEVRRQFREKPGIMNHTETPEYGKVVDICTKDALRELATPGLLAVMAPIFIGFTLGVGALGAYLAGAIGTGTLMAVFLANSGGAWDNAKKLVEDGHHGGKGSEAHAATVIGDTVGDPFKDTAGPAINPLLKVMNLVALLIAPAVIKFSYGDDKNIGVRVVIALLSLLVIVVAVYVSKRRGIAVGDEDEGAERVSETAGPAVVS; encoded by the coding sequence ATGGCGGGGCTTTCTACCCCTCAGCAGTTCGACCACCCCATCAACCTCGCCGGTGCGGTGCTGACCGACGACAATCGTCTGATCGTCATCATCATCGGGATCGTCGCGCTCGCGGCGCTCGTGGTCGCCGGAGTCCTGGTCCGCCAGGTGCTCCGGGCCGGCGAGGGCACCGACAGCATGAAGAGGATCGCGGCGGCGGTCCAGGAGGGCGCCAACGCCTATCTGGCCCGCCAACTGCGCACGCTCGGCGTATTCGCCGTGATCGTGTTCTTCCTGCTCATGCTGCTCCCCGCGGACGACTGGAATCAGCGCGCCGGACGATCGGTGTTCTTCCTGATCGGCGCGGCGTTCTCGGCGGCCACCGGCTATATCGGCATGTGGCTTGCCGTACGGAGCAATGTGCGGGTCGCCGCGGCGGCGCGCGAGGCGACACCGGCGGCCGGAGAGCCGGAAAAGGACCTCACCTCCGTCTCGCACAAAGCCATGAAGATCGCTTTCCGCACGGGCGGCGTCGTCGGCATGTTCACGGTGGGGCTCGGACTGCTGGGCGCCTCCTGCGTGGTGCTCGTCTACGCCGCCGACGCGCCGAAGGTCCTGGAGGGCTTCGGCCTCGGCGCCGCGCTGATCGCCATGTTCATGCGAGTCGGCGGCGGCATCTTCACCAAGGCCGCCGACGTCGGCGCCGACCTGGTCGGCAAGGTCGAACAGGGCATCCCGGAGGACGACCCCCGCAACGCCGCGACCATCGCCGACAACGTGGGCGACAACGTCGGCGACTGCGCGGGCATGGCGGCCGACCTGTTCGAGTCGTACGCCGTCACGCTGGTGGCCGCGCTGATCCTCGGCAAGGCCGCCTTCGGCGACGCCGGGCTCGCCTTCCCGCTGATCGTGCCCGCGATCGGCGTCCTCACCGCCATGATCGGCATCTTCGCGGTGGCGCCGCGCCGCGCCGACCGCAGCGGCATGAGCGCCATCAACCGCGGCTTCTTCATCTCCGCGGTCATCTCACTGGCGCTGGTGGCGGCGGCCGTCTACGCCTATCTGCCGGCGACGTACGCCGACCTCGACGGCGTCGGCGAGGCCGCGATCGCGGGCAGAGACGGCGACCCGCGCATCCTCGCGCTCGTCGCCGTGGCCATCGGCATCGTGCTCGCGGCCCTCATCCAGCAGCTGACCGGCTACTTCACCGAGACCACCCGGCGCCCCGTGCGGGACATCGGCAAGACCTCGCTGACCGGCCCGGCCACCGTCGTCCTCGCCGGCATCTCCGTCGGCCTGGAGTCGGCCGTCTACACCGGTCTGCTGATCGCACTCGGCGTCTACGGGGCGTTCCTGCTCGGCGGCACCTCGATCATGCTGGCGCTGTTCGCGGTGGCGCTGGCCGGCACCGGACTGCTCACCACGGTCGGCGTCATCGTCGCCATGGACACCTTCGGCCCGGTCTCCGACAACGCGCAGGGCATCGCCGAGATGTCCGGGGACGTCGAGGGCGCTGGTGCGCAGGTGCTCACCAACCTGGACGCGGTCGGCAACACCACCAAGGCCATCACCAAGGGCATCGCCATCGCCACCGCCGTCCTCGCCGCCTCCGCGCTGTTCGGGTCGTACCGCGACGCGATCACCACGGGCGCGCAGGACGTCGGCGAGAAGCTCTCCGGGGCGGGCGCGCCGATGAGTCTGATGATGGACATCTCGCAGCCCAACAACCTCGTCGGGCTCGTCGCGGGCGCGGCGGTCGTCTTCCTCTTCTCGGGGCTGGCGATCAACGCGGTCTCGCGGTCGGCGGGCGCCGTGGTGTACGAGGTGCGGCGGCAGTTCCGGGAGAAGCCCGGGATCATGAACCACACGGAGACGCCGGAGTACGGCAAGGTCGTCGACATCTGCACCAAGGACGCCCTGCGGGAACTCGCCACACCCGGTCTGCTCGCCGTGATGGCGCCCATCTTCATCGGATTCACGCTCGGCGTCGGCGCGCTGGGCGCGTACCTGGCGGGCGCGATCGGCACCGGCACGCTGATGGCCGTCTTCCTCGCCAACTCCGGCGGCGCCTGGGACAACGCCAAGAAGCTCGTCGAGGACGGCCACCACGGCGGCAAGGGCAGCGAGGCGCACGCCGCGACGGTCATCGGCGACACCGTCGGCGACCCGTTCAAGGACACCGCGGGCCCGGCCATCAACCCGCTGCTGAAGGTGATGAACCTGGTGGCGCTGCTCATCGCGCCCGCGGTCATCAAGTTCTCCTACGGCGACGACAAGAACATCGGCGTACGGGTGGTCATCGCGCTGCTCTCGCTGCTGGTGATCGTCGTCGCGGTCTACGTCTCCAAACGGCGCGGCATCGCGGTCGGGGACGAGGACGAGGGCGCCGAACGGGTGAGCGAAACGGCGGGCCCCGCGGTGGTGTCGTAG
- a CDS encoding small secreted protein: MEGTNPVNKKLAAALSGGAVLVVALTGCSAGDDSSKELDAWAEKVCDGVQPQAKKIEAANTAIQKETSDNSTPADVQKTDSQAFQDISDAYKAMAQAVQKAGAPPNVDKGDTKKTNAVKELNNLSSAYADLKKQTEDLDTKDQAKFADGLKDVATQLEKLSKSGSDALKDLEEGDVGKAMAKQESCKSASATATASAA, from the coding sequence ATGGAAGGGACCAATCCGGTGAACAAGAAGCTCGCTGCCGCACTGTCCGGCGGTGCGGTACTGGTAGTGGCGCTCACGGGCTGCAGCGCCGGCGACGACAGCAGCAAGGAACTGGACGCCTGGGCCGAGAAGGTGTGCGACGGCGTCCAGCCGCAGGCCAAGAAGATCGAGGCCGCCAACACCGCGATCCAGAAGGAGACGTCGGACAACAGCACGCCGGCCGACGTCCAGAAGACGGACTCCCAGGCCTTCCAGGACATCTCCGACGCCTACAAGGCGATGGCGCAGGCCGTGCAGAAGGCGGGCGCGCCGCCCAACGTCGACAAGGGCGACACCAAGAAGACCAACGCGGTCAAGGAGCTCAACAACCTCTCCTCCGCCTACGCCGACCTCAAGAAGCAGACCGAGGATCTCGACACCAAGGACCAGGCCAAGTTCGCCGACGGCCTCAAGGACGTGGCGACCCAGCTGGAGAAGCTCAGCAAGAGCGGCAGCGACGCCCTGAAGGACCTCGAGGAGGGCGACGTCGGCAAGGCGATGGCCAAGCAGGAGAGCTGCAAGTCCGCGTCGGCCACGGCGACGGCCTCGGCGGCGTAG
- a CDS encoding DUF7059 domain-containing protein has protein sequence MSTSSPASLAPLPSADRPDVAAALRDALLAASFTADGLLELLGAPAYAALARSEVVPALRATRGDTSLEALVRLFLLQQPVPHARVAGILPADACLEAGWLTRADGEVAATVDVRPYGGADGEDWFIVSDLGCAVGGAGGIGSRQESVVLGVGGASTTLAGLTVRTPVDSALDLGTGSGIQALHASRHATRVTATDVNPRALHITALTLALSGAPAADLREGSLFAPVAEGETYDLIVSNPPFVISPDARLTYRDGGMAGDDLCRSLVQQAGDRLNPGGFAQFLANWQHVEGEDWQERLRSWVPRGCDAWIVQREVQDVTQYAELWLRDAGDHRDDTARYQARYDAWLDAFEARKVKAVGFGWITLRRTDATEPSVTVEEWPHSVEQPLGDVVRAHFDRIDFLRAHDDAALLAGHFRLASEVVQEQVGLPGAEDPEHVVLRQYRGMRRATTVDTVGAGFAGVCDGSLSAGRILDAIAQLVGEDPVALRDRTPAQIRLLVEQGFLEPAG, from the coding sequence GTGAGCACCTCCAGCCCGGCCTCCCTGGCCCCCCTGCCCTCCGCCGACCGCCCCGACGTCGCCGCCGCGCTGCGGGACGCGCTGCTCGCGGCCTCCTTCACCGCCGACGGGCTGCTCGAACTGCTCGGCGCCCCGGCCTACGCGGCTCTCGCCCGCAGCGAGGTGGTCCCGGCGCTGCGGGCCACCCGGGGCGACACCTCGCTGGAGGCGCTCGTACGCCTGTTCCTGCTCCAGCAGCCCGTGCCGCACGCGCGCGTGGCGGGCATCCTGCCCGCCGACGCCTGTCTGGAGGCCGGCTGGCTGACCCGGGCGGACGGCGAGGTCGCCGCCACCGTCGACGTACGGCCGTACGGCGGGGCCGACGGCGAGGACTGGTTCATCGTCTCCGACCTGGGCTGCGCGGTCGGCGGCGCGGGTGGCATCGGCAGCCGCCAGGAGTCCGTGGTGCTCGGCGTCGGCGGCGCCTCGACGACGCTGGCCGGGCTCACCGTCCGTACGCCCGTGGACTCCGCCCTCGACCTCGGCACCGGCTCCGGAATCCAGGCGCTGCACGCCTCCCGGCACGCCACGCGGGTGACCGCGACCGACGTCAACCCGCGTGCGCTGCACATCACCGCGCTCACCCTCGCCCTCTCCGGGGCGCCCGCCGCCGATCTGCGCGAGGGCTCCCTGTTCGCGCCGGTCGCGGAGGGGGAGACGTACGACCTGATCGTGTCGAACCCGCCGTTCGTGATCTCGCCCGACGCCCGGCTCACCTACCGCGACGGCGGCATGGCCGGGGACGATCTGTGCCGCTCGCTCGTTCAGCAGGCGGGGGACCGGCTGAACCCGGGCGGGTTCGCCCAGTTCCTGGCCAACTGGCAGCACGTGGAGGGAGAGGACTGGCAGGAGCGGCTGCGCTCATGGGTGCCGCGCGGCTGCGACGCGTGGATCGTGCAGCGCGAGGTGCAGGACGTCACCCAGTACGCCGAACTGTGGCTGCGGGACGCGGGCGACCACCGCGACGACACGGCCCGGTACCAGGCGCGCTACGACGCGTGGCTGGACGCGTTCGAGGCGCGCAAGGTGAAGGCCGTCGGCTTCGGCTGGATCACCCTGCGCCGGACGGACGCCACGGAACCCTCGGTGACCGTCGAGGAGTGGCCGCATTCCGTCGAACAGCCGCTCGGTGACGTCGTTCGGGCACATTTCGACCGGATCGACTTCCTCCGGGCGCACGACGACGCGGCGCTGCTCGCCGGGCACTTCCGGCTGGCCTCCGAGGTCGTCCAGGAGCAGGTCGGGTTGCCCGGCGCGGAGGACCCGGAGCACGTGGTGCTGCGCCAGTACCGCGGCATGCGCCGGGCCACCACGGTGGACACGGTCGGTGCGGGCTTCGCCGGGGTGTGCGACGGCTCGCTGAGCGCGGGGCGCATTCTGGACGCCATCGCCCAGCTCGTCGGCGAGGACCCGGTCGCCCTGCGTGACCGCACGCCCGCGCAGATCCGGCTCCTGGTGGAACAGGGTTTCCTCGAACCGGCGGGCTGA
- the topA gene encoding type I DNA topoisomerase — MSPTSETAQGGRRLVIVESPAKAKTIKGYLGPGYIVEASVGHIRDLPNGAAEVPEKYTGEVRRLGVDVEHDFQPVYVVNSDKKQQVKKLKELLRESDELFLATDEDREGEAIAWHLQEVLKPKIPVHRMVFHEITKDAIQQAVRSPRELNQKLVDAQETRRILDRLYGYEVSPVLWKKVMPRLSAGRVQSVATRLVVERERERIAFRSAEYWDLTGTFTTGRAGDPSDPSSLVARLASVDGRRVAQGRDFDSLGQLKSAQVLHLDEANARALAAALEQTRFAVRSVESKPYRRSPYAPFRTTTLQQEASRKLGFGAKATMQIAQKLYENGYITYMRTDSTTLSDTAVSAARAQVTQLYGADYLPERPRTYAGKVKNAQEAHEAIRPSGDRFRTPAETGLSGDQFRLYELIWKRTVASQMKDATGNSVTVRIGGTAADGRDAEFTASGKTITFHGFLKAYVEGADDPNAELDDRERRLPQVAEGDALGAEEISVDGHATKPPARYTEASLVKELEEREIGRPSTYASIIGTILDRGYVFKKGTALVPSFLSFAVVNLLEKHFGRLVDYDFTARMEDDLDRIARGEARAVPWLRRFYFGESEDGTGAGSAAEAGNGDGDHLGGLKELVTDLGAIDAREVSSFPIGDGIVLRVGRYGPYVERGEKESEGYQHADVPDDLAPDELSVAYAEELLAKPSGDFELGTDPSTGRPIVAKAGRYGPYVTEVLPEGTPKTGKNAVKPRTASLFKSMSLDTVTLDDALKLMSLPRVVGTDAEGQEITAQNGRYGPYLKKGTDSRSLQAEEQLFTITLEEALAIYAQPKQRGRAAAKPPLKELGTDPVSEKPVVVKDGRFGPYVTDGETNATLRSGDSVEEITPERGFELLAEKRAKAPAKKTAKKAAKKAPAKKAATTKKTAAKKTTTAKKTAAKKTTTATAAAKKAATKKTAPAE; from the coding sequence TTGTCCCCGACCAGCGAGACCGCACAGGGCGGCCGCCGACTCGTCATCGTCGAGTCGCCTGCCAAGGCGAAGACGATCAAGGGCTACCTGGGCCCCGGCTACATCGTCGAGGCGAGCGTCGGGCACATCCGCGACCTTCCCAACGGTGCCGCGGAGGTGCCGGAGAAGTACACCGGCGAGGTGCGCCGCCTCGGCGTGGACGTCGAACACGACTTCCAGCCCGTCTACGTGGTCAACTCGGACAAGAAGCAGCAGGTCAAGAAGCTCAAGGAGCTGCTGCGCGAGTCCGACGAACTCTTCCTCGCCACCGATGAGGACCGCGAGGGCGAGGCCATCGCGTGGCACCTCCAGGAAGTGCTGAAGCCGAAGATCCCGGTCCACCGGATGGTCTTCCACGAGATCACCAAGGACGCGATCCAGCAGGCCGTGCGCAGCCCGCGCGAGCTCAACCAGAAGCTGGTCGATGCCCAGGAGACCCGCCGCATCCTCGACCGTCTGTACGGTTACGAGGTCTCGCCCGTGCTGTGGAAGAAGGTCATGCCGCGGCTGTCGGCGGGCCGCGTCCAGTCCGTCGCCACCCGGCTCGTCGTGGAGCGGGAACGCGAGCGGATCGCTTTTCGTTCTGCCGAGTACTGGGACCTGACGGGCACCTTTACGACCGGCCGTGCCGGTGACCCGTCGGACCCGTCCTCGCTCGTCGCCCGCCTGGCGAGCGTCGACGGACGCCGGGTCGCGCAGGGCCGCGACTTCGACTCCCTGGGACAACTCAAGAGCGCGCAGGTCCTGCACCTGGACGAGGCGAACGCCCGCGCCCTGGCCGCCGCCCTGGAGCAGACGCGCTTCGCCGTCCGCTCCGTCGAGTCCAAGCCCTACCGCCGCTCGCCGTACGCCCCGTTCCGTACGACGACGCTGCAGCAGGAGGCGAGCCGCAAGCTCGGCTTCGGCGCGAAGGCCACGATGCAGATCGCGCAGAAGCTGTACGAGAACGGCTACATCACGTACATGCGTACGGACTCCACGACGCTGTCGGACACCGCCGTGTCCGCCGCCCGCGCCCAGGTCACCCAGCTCTACGGGGCCGACTACCTCCCGGAGCGCCCCCGTACGTACGCCGGCAAGGTCAAGAACGCCCAGGAGGCGCACGAGGCGATCCGCCCCTCGGGCGACCGCTTCCGCACGCCCGCCGAGACGGGCCTGAGCGGCGACCAGTTCCGGCTCTACGAGCTGATCTGGAAGCGGACCGTCGCCTCCCAGATGAAGGACGCGACCGGCAACAGCGTCACCGTGCGGATCGGCGGCACGGCCGCCGACGGCCGGGACGCCGAGTTCACCGCCTCCGGGAAGACGATCACGTTCCACGGCTTCCTCAAGGCGTACGTCGAGGGCGCCGACGACCCGAACGCCGAGCTCGACGACCGCGAGCGCCGGCTGCCGCAGGTGGCCGAGGGCGACGCGCTGGGCGCCGAGGAGATCTCGGTCGACGGGCACGCCACCAAGCCCCCGGCCCGCTACACCGAGGCGAGCCTGGTCAAGGAGCTGGAAGAGCGCGAGATCGGCCGCCCGTCGACGTACGCGTCGATCATCGGGACCATCCTCGACCGCGGCTACGTCTTCAAGAAGGGCACGGCCCTGGTGCCGTCCTTCTTGTCCTTCGCCGTCGTCAACCTCCTGGAGAAGCACTTCGGGCGGCTCGTCGACTACGACTTCACCGCCCGCATGGAGGACGACCTCGACCGCATCGCGCGCGGTGAGGCGCGGGCCGTGCCGTGGCTGCGGCGGTTCTACTTCGGTGAGAGCGAGGACGGCACCGGCGCCGGCAGCGCCGCGGAGGCGGGCAACGGCGACGGTGACCACCTCGGCGGCCTGAAGGAACTCGTGACCGACCTGGGCGCGATCGACGCGCGCGAGGTGTCGTCGTTCCCCATCGGCGACGGCATCGTGCTGCGGGTCGGCCGCTACGGGCCGTACGTCGAGCGCGGCGAGAAGGAGTCCGAGGGGTACCAGCACGCCGACGTCCCCGACGACCTCGCGCCCGACGAGCTGAGCGTGGCGTACGCGGAGGAGCTGCTCGCCAAGCCGAGCGGCGACTTCGAGCTGGGCACCGACCCGTCGACGGGCCGGCCGATCGTGGCCAAGGCCGGCCGCTACGGCCCGTACGTCACGGAGGTGCTCCCCGAGGGCACCCCGAAGACCGGCAAGAACGCCGTCAAGCCGCGCACGGCCTCGCTGTTCAAGTCGATGTCCCTGGACACCGTCACGCTGGACGACGCCCTGAAGCTGATGTCGCTGCCCCGGGTCGTCGGCACCGACGCCGAGGGCCAGGAGATCACCGCACAGAACGGCCGCTACGGGCCGTACCTGAAGAAGGGCACCGACTCGCGCTCCCTTCAGGCCGAGGAGCAGCTCTTCACGATCACGCTGGAGGAGGCGCTGGCGATCTACGCCCAGCCCAAGCAGCGTGGCCGGGCCGCGGCCAAGCCGCCGCTGAAGGAGCTGGGCACCGACCCGGTCAGCGAGAAGCCGGTGGTGGTCAAGGACGGCCGCTTCGGGCCGTACGTCACCGACGGGGAGACCAACGCGACGCTGCGCTCCGGCGACAGCGTCGAGGAGATCACCCCCGAACGCGGGTTCGAGCTGCTGGCGGAGAAGCGGGCGAAGGCGCCGGCCAAGAAGACCGCCAAGAAGGCGGCGAAGAAGGCGCCCGCCAAGAAGGCGGCCACCACGAAGAAGACGGCCGCCAAGAAGACGACGACGGCGAAGAAGACCGCGGCGAAGAAGACGACGACGGCGACGGCGGCGGCCAAGAAGGCGGCCACGAAGAAGACGGCACCGGCGGAGTAG